In Oryza brachyantha chromosome 2, ObraRS2, whole genome shotgun sequence, a single window of DNA contains:
- the LOC102700310 gene encoding GATA transcription factor 5-like yields the protein MSSSSFAHHHGSLVEKDGRMSSALRSSLRPVEAAEEMAAAAAAVAGPAAWGAAERGAGMVGDGFEVEDLLDLEELCEVEKDGGEHGEAATAAVEKERSSDSHGSSVVSYEPMPLLPPVMDLPAHDVEELEWVSRIMDDSLAELPVPQLPAAALAACKPQHRRPQEEGAASTLVPARTPTICALSTESLVPVKARRSKRSRASVWSLSGAPLSDSTSSSSTGTTSSCSSSASFSPFLQYVDIPTLVASDLLDEQPRSKKSKHGKSGKPKKRGRKPKHQQPPHLAASAAGGATHPGPGDRRCSHCGVQKTPQWRAGPEGAKTLCNACGVRYKSGRLLPEYRPACSPTFVSSLHSNSHRKVLEMRRKKETVIVPSAAPAVASF from the exons atgtcgtcgtcgtcgttcgccCACCACCATGGCTCGCTG GTGGAGAAGGACGGGAGGATGTCGTCCGCGTTGAGGAGTAGCCTGAGGCCggtcgaggcggcggaggagatggccgcggcggcggcggcggtcgcggggccggcggcgtggggggCGGCGGAGAGAGGGGCAGGGATGGTGGGGGACGGGTTCGAGGTGGAGGACCTGCTCGACCTGGAGGAGCTCTGTGAGGTGGagaaggacggcggcgagcatggcgaggcggcgacggcggccgtggAGAAGGAGAGGTCTAGTGACTCGCATGGTTCGTCGGTGGTGTCGTACGAGCCcatgccgctgctgccgccggtgATGGACCTGCCG GCGCATGACGTGGAGGAGCTGGAGTGGGTGTCCCGTATCATGGATGACTCGCTCGCCGAGCTCCCGGTGCCGCAGCTCCCTGCGGCGGCGTTGGCAGCGTGCAAGCCGCAGCACCGGCGGCCGCAGGAGGAAGGCGCGGCGTCAACGCTTGTCCCTGCAAGGACGCCGACCATTTGCGCGCTGTCGACGGAGTCGCTGGTGCCGGTGAAGGCGAGGCGGAGCAAGCGGTCTCGTGCCTCCGTGTGGTCGCTCTCCGGTGCACCCCTGTCCGactcgacgtcgtcgtcgtcaaccGGGACAACCTCCTCCTGCTCGTCGTCCGCCTCCTTCTCGCCGTTCCTCCAGTACGTGGACATCCCCACGCTGGTCGCCTCCGACCTCCTCGACGAGCAGCCGCGCTCCAAGAAGTCCAAGCACGGCAAGAGCGGCAAGCCAAAGAAGCGCGGGCGCAAGCCGAAGCACCAACAGCCACCACAcctcgccgccagcgccgccggcggcgccacccATCCCGGCCCGGGCGACCGCCGCTGCAGCCACTGCGGCGTCCAGAAGACGCCCCAGTGGCGCGCCGGCCCCGAGGGCGCCAAGACGCTCTGCAACGCCTGCGGCGTCCGCTACAAgtccggccgcctcctcccggagTACCGCCCGGCCTGCAGCCCAACCTTCGTGAGCAGCCTGCACTCCAACTCCCACCGCAAGGTGCTCGAGATGCGCCGCAAGAAGGAGACGGTCATCgtgccgtccgccgcgccggccgtcgcctcgTTCTAG